AATCATCTATTAAATCTTCAGCTACTTTAATTTCTTCCAGGATGGTTTGCTGAAACTCCAGCTGTTTGGCCCGGGGATATTCGTACACTTGCAGCAATTGCACAAATCCTTTTACACTTTGCAGCGGATTACGCAATTCGTGAGACACAGCAGCCGCAAAATGGCTAACCGTCTCCAATTTTTCATGACGCATAAGCGAATTGTATAGATACTCTTGTTTTTGCAGATGTTCAATGAGCAAAGCGGTCAGGATAATGATGCCGCCTTGGTTGAGCATCAGCATGAGCCATATGCCAATCAAGTTGTGAATCGGATTCCCAAAGATGAAATAGCCCGCAAGCATATTAAACAATAATGACGCAATTGAAATCGAAAATACGAGCACCGCTTTCCACCAGCGATTGATTTTGCTATAAAGTGGGGCAAGAAAAGGCACGCCCACAGCTACTATCAATTGATTCAAAATGGCGATATACATGCCATTCCCGCCGATTGCTATTCGCCCAACGGCTGATACAACGAATAGCACTGCACTAACTATGGGGCCACCGTATAAAGCGCCGACAATCATCGGCACTTGCCGGAGATCGAATATATAATCTTCTGTGAAAAATTGATACGGAAACACCATGCAAAGAATGATGGAAATGGAAAACAGGATTGTCATGGTCATCCGGTGGCTGACGAAGAAATTACGCTGTCCAGCTGTTGCGAACATCTGGTAGAGGATGATCGGGAAAATGATGAAGAAAATATTATTGATCATGCCAGTCATCATCGCTTCCATGAATGCACCTACCTTTCCCATTTAGATTCCTATTATACCGATAACTTCCTCTTGCATTCCAGCTATTTTTAGCAACTTTTATATGGGTGTAAAATTGCCGCACGGACTTTTGATAAAATACGCTCCCTGCGCTTTTTCATGCCGGATAATGTGACGCCGTAATATTTTTGCAGTTCCACGAGGCTGTAGCCATCTATATACATCTGTTGGAGCAGACGCCGTTCTTTCGGGCTCAGGGAAACTGCGTCCAACCATTCAGGTAAGGTTTCCGCAGACCATTCTACGGCCTCCTCTTCTTCTAGAAACAACTCAGAATTCTT
This is a stretch of genomic DNA from Planococcus maritimus. It encodes these proteins:
- a CDS encoding sigma-70 family RNA polymerase sigma factor, with the translated sequence MEDFTEVAEQYAPMISSIIRKLNIYADYDAFRQLGFIALWQAWEKHDPEIGHFAPFAYRSINGAMKDELTRRQKGGKKVKNSELFLEEEEAVEWSAETLPEWLDAVSLSPKERRLLQQMYIDGYSLVELQKYYGVTLSGMKKRRERILSKVRAAILHPYKSC
- a CDS encoding sensor histidine kinase, whose translation is MGKVGAFMEAMMTGMINNIFFIIFPIILYQMFATAGQRNFFVSHRMTMTILFSISIILCMVFPYQFFTEDYIFDLRQVPMIVGALYGGPIVSAVLFVVSAVGRIAIGGNGMYIAILNQLIVAVGVPFLAPLYSKINRWWKAVLVFSISIASLLFNMLAGYFIFGNPIHNLIGIWLMLMLNQGGIIILTALLIEHLQKQEYLYNSLMRHEKLETVSHFAAAVSHELRNPLQSVKGFVQLLQVYEYPRAKQLEFQQTILEEIKVAEDLIDDYLIYAKPAYGEMKQLEVESELSHVIKIMSPYANARNVELSVQNGSSLSLILGDSQKFRQALVNIIRNGVEAMPDGGKLEIELEASSSSICVHIRDEGVGMTKEQVNRLGEPYFSNKSKGTGLGLMVTYSIVNQMDGEISVQSELGKGTRFTLEFPKLTK